A single window of Gossypium arboreum isolate Shixiya-1 chromosome 13, ASM2569848v2, whole genome shotgun sequence DNA harbors:
- the LOC108461928 gene encoding uncharacterized protein LOC108461928 yields the protein MSSNLEPIPITSQKHDPAWKHCQMFKNGERVQLKCIYCGKIFKGGGIHRIKEHLAGHKGNAATCLRVPSDVRVLMQESLDGVVVKKRKKQKIAEEITNVNQVSTEIQAYGDQVDTNTGLLMIEKSDTLEPSSSLLVNREGTSNVAGERRKRGRGKSLPAEANALSFVPVELGARRVNNHVHMAIGRFLFDIGATMDAVNSVYFQPMVDAIVSGGSGALMPSCNDLQGWILRKSVEEVKSENDKVMGAWVRTGCSILVNQWNTQTGRILLNFLVYCPEGTVFLKSIDASSVINSSDALYELLKQVVEEVGSKHVLQVITNGEEQYIVAGRRLAETFPTLYWTPCAAHCVDLILEDFAKLEWINAIIEQARSITKFIYNHSVVLNMVRRYTFGNDIVEPAATRSATNFTTLTRMVDLKNNLQAMVTSQQWVDCPYSKKPGGLAMLDLVSNQSFWSSCILIVRLTNPLLRVLRMVGSKKRPAMGYVYAGMYRAKETFKKELVKRNEYMVYWNIIDHWWEQQWHHPLHAAGFYLNPRFFYSMEGDMPNEMLSGMLDCIEKLIPEVTVQDKISKEINSYKNSVGDFGRKMAVRARDTLLPVEWWSTYGGSCPNLARLAIRVLSQTCSTLGLKHNHIPFEKLYETRNCLEQQRLRDLIFVQCNLQLRQIGYESKQHDSMQPLSSESASIVEDWVTGIDAFLDDDTYPDWTTLETLSVNTMLLRPGDEVEELGAGFNDHEIFNRMKEGDNENAEDNVVS from the exons ATGTCATCAAATTTGGAACCAATACCAATAACATCACAAAAACATGACCCAGCATGGAAACATTGTCAAATGTTTAAGAATGGTGAAAGGGTACAATTGAAGTGTATATATTGTGGAAAAATATTTAAAGGTGGTGGGATTCATAGGATTAAGGAACATTTAGCTGGTCATAAGGGTAATGCTGCTACTTGTCTGCGTGTCCCGTCCGATGTtcgtgttttgatgcaagaaagtTTAGATGGGGTTGTggtaaagaaaaggaaaaaacaaaAGATTGCGGAGGAGATAACGAATGTTAATCAGGTTTCTACCGAGATACAGGCGTATGGCGATCAGGTTGACACTAATACTGGATTGCTTATGATTGAAAAATCTGATACACTTGAGCCTAGTTCGAGTTTGTTAGTTAATCGGGAAGGAACAAGTAATGTTGCTGGGGAGAGGAGAAAGAGGGGAAGAGGTAAAAGTTTGCCTGCTGAGGCTAATGCCCTTAGTTTTGTTCCGGTTGAGTTAGGTGCAAGGAGAGTAAATAATCATGTACATATGGCAATAGGGAGATTTTTGTTTGATATTGGTGCAACTATGGATGCAGTTAATTCAGTTTATTTCCAGCCAATGGTTGATGCTATTGTCTCGGGAGGATCTGGGGCTCTAATGCCTTCATGTAATGATCTTCAGGGTTGGATATTGAGGAAATCGGTGGAGGAAGTGAAGAGTGAAAATGATAAAGTAATGGGGGCATGGGTAAGGACTGGTTGTTCTATTCTGGTCAACCAATGGAACACTCAAACAGGTCGAATCTTGCTAAACTTTTTGGTGTATTGTCCTGAAGGAACAGTGTTTTTGAAATCTATAGATGCTTCTAGTGTAATCAATTCCTCGGATGCTTTGTATGAATTGCTTAAGCAAGTGGTGGAAGAAGTTGGATCTAAGCATGTCTTGCAAGTGATCACGAATGGCGAGGAACAATATATTGTTGCTGGGAGGAGGTTAGCTGAAACTTTCCCTACTCTGTATTGGACTCCTTGTGCAGCTCATTGTGTAGACTTGATACTTGAGGATTTTGCGAAGCTTGAATGGATCAATGCAATAATTGAGCAAGCTAGATCTATTACAAAATTTATCTATAATCATAGTGTGGTCTTGAATATGGTAAGACGGTATACTTTTGGCAATGATATTGTTGAACCAGCAGCCACTCGCTCAGCTACAAACTTTACAACATTGACTCGGATGGTTGATCTTAAAAACAACTTGCAGGCCATGGTTACTTCACAGCAGTGGGTAGACTGCCCATATTCAAAGAAACCAGGGGGACTGGCGATGTTGGATTTGGTGAGTAATCAGTCATTTTGGTCCTCTTGTATTCTGATTGTTCGGTTAACCAATCCTCTTCTTCGAGTTCTGAGAATGGTTGGCAGCAAGAAGAGGCCTGCAATGGGATATGTTTATGCTGGCATGTATCGAGCAAAAGAAACATTTAAGAAAGAATTAGTCAAGAGGAATGAATATATGGTCTATTGGAATATTATAGATCACTGGTGGGAACAACAATGGCACCATCCTCTTCATGCTGCTGGTTTCTACCTTAACCCCAGGTTCTTTTATAGCATGGAAGGAGACATGCCTAATGAGATGCTGTCAGGGATGCTTGATTGTATAGAGAAATTGATTCCTGAAGTAACAGTTCAAGATAAAATCTCCAAGGAGATAAACTCATACAAGAATTCCGTTGGAGATTTTGGGAGGAAGATGGCAGTTAGAGCTAGAGACACTTTACTCCCTG TTGAATGGTGGTCAACATATGGAGGAAGTTGCCCAAATTTGGCTCGTTTGGCTATCCGTGTCCTTAGTCAGACTTGCAGTACTCTTGGGCTTAAGCATAATCACATTCCTTTTGAAAAATTGTATGAAACAAGGAATTGCTTAGAGCAGCAGCGGCTCAGAGATCTCATCTTTGTTCAATGCAACTTGCAATTAAGACAAAT AGGTTATGAGAGCAAGCAACATGATTCTATGCAGCCCTTGTCATCTGAGTCTGCCTCTATTGTGGAAGACTGGGTTACAGGAATTGACGCATTTTTGGATGACGATACCTATCCGGATTGGACAACACTTGAGACACTTTCTGTAAACACAATGCTTTTAAGACCTGGTGATGAAGTGGAAGAGTTAGGTGCAG GTTTTAATGATCATGAGATTTTCAATAGAATGAAAGAGGGTGACAACGAAAATGCTGAAGATAATGTAGTAAGCTAG